A single genomic interval of Labrus bergylta chromosome 18, fLabBer1.1, whole genome shotgun sequence harbors:
- the wdr89 gene encoding WD repeat-containing protein 89 → MEGLEEKLKGLSIARRSRPEEPTYLLDVALQSTGLLAVSCSDLTVHIHDKDTLNLLREYRGHDRPLCGVVFSHRSPDFLYSGSADGTVKGWDVRCVATEPAQMFKSDPSHSYCSFDLSCSDALVCAGTEQVNDEDSFLVFWDVRKPGAGLLGVYSESHSDDITQVRFHPRDKDRLASCSTDGLVNVFDLSRGAEEEALLATCNSDSSAGSVCWSGADYTQLLCLSHDEGLHLWDLGQLDTEEPLTIFSSSDARSLTPLADGGGVDYLVGGSWLEDAQKLLVVGGKNSGDLHLMECDDRGLRLLRSLKGGHASTVRCFLWDAAEEALVTGGEDAQLLLWKPGGEDLTSAKRESKKSESALKLKSRPHKKHGYQRERKEARQDNE, encoded by the coding sequence ATGGAGGGTTTGGAGGAGAAGCTGAAAGGTCTTTCCATCGCTCGGCGGTCTCGCCCAGAGGAGCCCACATACCTGCTGGACGTCGCCCTGCAGTCGACTGGCCTGCTCGCCGTCTCCTGCTCCGACCTCACCGTCCACATCCACGACAAGGACACTCTGAACCTCCTCAGGGAGTACCGGGGCCACGACAGGCCGCTTTGTGGGGTTGTTTTCTCTCATCGCTCCCCTGACTTCCTCTACTCCGGCTCTGCTGATGGGACAGTTAAGGGCTGGGACGTCCGGTGCGTGGCGACAGAGCCGGCCCAGATGTTTAAAAGCGACCCCTCGCACAGCTACTGCAGCTTCGACCTCAGCTGCAGTGACGCACTCGTGTGTGCCGGCACAGAGCAGGTGAACGATGAGGACAGCTTCCTGGTTTTCTGGGATGTCAGAAAACCAGGTGCCGGGCTTCTCGGGGTGTATTCTGAGTCACACAgcgatgacatcacacaggtgCGATTCCATCCTAGAGACAAGGACCGGCTTGCGTCCTGCTCCACAGACGGCCTTGTAAATGTTTTCGACCTGAGCCGAGGGGCGGAAGAGGAGGCGCTGCTGGCAACCTGCAACAGCGACTCCTCTGCAGGGTCGGTTTGTTGGTCTGGCGCTGACTACACACAGCTGCTGTGCCTGAGCCATGACGAGGGGCTGCACCTTTGGGACCTCGGTCAGCTTGACACAGAGGAGCCTCTCACTATTTTCAGCTCTTCTGATGCTCGCAGCCTGACTCCGCTCGCTGACGGAGGAGGCGTCGATTACCTGGTGGGAGGGAGCTGGCTGGAAGACGCACAGAAGCTGCTGGTGGTCGGAGGAAAAAACAGCGGGGATCTCCACCTGATGGAGTGTGACGACAGGGGGCTCCGTCTGCTCAGGAGCCTAAAGGGCGGCCATGCCTCCACTGTACGGTGCTTCTTATGGGACGCGGCGGAGGAGGCTCTGGTAACAGGAGGAGAGGACGCTCAGCTGTTGCTGTGGAAACCAGGAGGGGAGGACCTTACGTCAGCGAAAAGGGAGTCAAAGAAGAGCGAATCAGCTTTGAAACTAAAATCCAGGCCGCATAAAAAACACGGctaccagagagagagaaaggaggcaAGACAAGACAATGAATGA
- the sgpp1b gene encoding sphingosine-1-phosphate phosphatase 1, protein MEKSNRFVEMFHYLQDPHLVARFQRICGVHGTFSRSVDSSKEADRTHSHNNGACHHHSTGGRERENMGAGEGEKVQTTVGGLRKRIADSNVAKNHDDDDDEGGEEEGDESAPQNGAVVSAATAAGETVAVGGNGRIVAGTDSEETITDKGSRDPGPPGSSTVKPLRKNSLTGDAGQEFLIENRFLYYMFTFGTELGNELFYITFFPFIMWNMDAFVSRRLIMVWVWVMYLGQCTKDVIGWSRPASPPVVKVEMFYNSEYSMPSTHAMSGTAIPFSLFFLTYGRWEYSFSLGFSLALCWCLLVCVSRIYMGMHSVLDVIVGILYSVLILLSFLPALDMIDGFNLTYRYAPLIIIALHLGLGLFSFTLDTWSTSRGDTAQILGTGAGVALAGHVNHLLGLMPDPTPDQLPFTMPALSASLVGAALLRIFLGVLVLIATRALMKAITIPLVCRLFRVPCEDVRKARQHMEVELPYRYIVYGAVGFNVLFLVPLLFSYMQLS, encoded by the exons ATGGAGAAAAGTAACCGTTTTGTAGAGATGTTCCACTATCTCCAAGACCCCCACTTGGTCGCCCGCTTTCAGCGCATTTGTGGGGTACACGGGACTTTTTCTAGAAGCGTCGACAGCAGCAAGGAAGCAGACCGGACTCACTCGCACAACAACGGGGCTTGCCATCATCACAGCACGGGGGGGCGTGAAAGGGAAAACATgggagctggagaaggagagaaagtgcAAACGACTGTAGGGGGGCTTCGGAAGAGGATTGCCGACTCTAATGTCGCGAAAaaccatgatgatgatgatgatgaggggggggaggaggagggcgatGAAAGTGCCCCTCAGAACGGGGCAGTTGTGTCTGCAGCGACCGCCGCGGGAGAGACGGTCGCTGTCGGGGGGAACGGTCGAATTGTAGCCGGGACCGACTCGGAGGAGACGATAACAGATAAAGGCAGTAGAGACCCGGGACCCCCTggaagcagcactgtgaaaccCCTCCGCAAAAACTCTCTGACGGGCGACGCCGGGCAGGAGTTCCTGATCGAGAACCGGTTCTTGTACTACATGTTCACTTTCGGAACCGAGCTGGGCAACGAGCTCTTCTACATCACCTTCTTTCCCTTCATCATGTGGAACATGGACGCCTTCGTGAGCAGGAGGTTGATCATGGTGTGGGTGTGGGTCATGTACCTCGGACAGTGCACCAAGGATGTGATCGGGTGGTCTCGACCCGCTTCACCTCCCGTGGTCAAAGTGGAGATGTTTTACAACTCGGAGTACAGCATGCCCTCCACCCACGCCATGTCGGGCACTGCCATCCccttctccctcttcttcttgaCCTACGGCCGGTGGGAG TACTCTTTCTCACTGGGCTTCAGCTTGGCCCTCTGCTGGTGTCTGCTGGTCTGCGTTAGCCGAATCTACATGGGGATGCACTCGGTCCTG GACGTCATTGTCGGCATCCTGTACAGCGTCCTGATCCTGCTCTCATTCCTGCCGGCGCTGGACATGATTGACGGCTTTAACCTGACCTACCGCTACGCCCCGCTCATCATCATCGCCCTCCACCTGGGCCTGGGCCTCTTCTCCTTCACCCTGGACACCTGGAGCACCTCTCGAGGAGACACTGCTCAGATCCTGGGTACAGGCGCCGGCGTGGCTCTGGCCGGTCACGTCAACCACCTCCTGGGTCTAATGCCTGACCCAACCCCAGACCAGCTTCCCTTCACCATGCCCGCCCTCAGCGCCAGCCTGGTGGGTGCAGCCTTGCTGCGAATCTTCTTGGGTGTGCTGGTTCTGATTGCCACTCGGGCGCTTATGAAGGCCATCACAATCCCACTGGTGTGCCGGTTGTTCAGGGTGCCCTGCGAGGACGTAAGGAAGGCCAGGCAGCACATGGAGGTGGAGCTGCCCTACCGCTACATCGTCTACGGGGCGGTTGGCTTCAATGTGCTCTTCCTCGTCCCGCTGCTGTTCAGCTACATGCAGCTTTCCTGA